Proteins from a genomic interval of Paenibacillus sp. RC334:
- a CDS encoding PadR family transcriptional regulator, with the protein MRTLKYAILGLLNKEPMTGYDIGKEFSRDLGEFWTAKHSQIYPELKKLLNEGLIVYEIQISGEILEKKLYSITEEGKEDFLQWLKKAEPIEPTPKDVFRLRMYFSNHLDVTTRLDLLEHQLLQHQDRLEHLRKNKERYETIPPLDSDNFGDYLVLDGAILRETGIIQWLENFISYCKK; encoded by the coding sequence ATGAGAACTTTAAAATATGCCATCCTAGGCTTGTTAAATAAAGAACCTATGACTGGTTATGATATCGGTAAAGAATTCAGTAGAGATTTAGGCGAATTTTGGACTGCAAAGCACAGTCAGATCTATCCAGAATTAAAAAAACTGCTTAATGAGGGACTTATCGTCTACGAAATCCAAATTAGCGGAGAGATTTTAGAAAAAAAATTGTATTCGATTACGGAGGAAGGCAAAGAAGATTTTTTACAATGGTTAAAAAAAGCAGAGCCTATTGAACCGACTCCCAAAGATGTGTTTAGGCTGAGAATGTATTTTTCTAATCATCTGGATGTAACAACCCGATTAGATCTGTTGGAACATCAGCTGCTTCAACATCAAGATAGGCTGGAACATTTACGCAAAAATAAAGAACGCTATGAAACTATTCCTCCTCTTGATAGTGATAACTTTGGCGATTATCTTGTATTAGATGGTGCTATTTTACGCGAGACTGGAATCATACAATGGTTAGAAAATTTTATTTCTTATTGTAAAAAATAG
- a CDS encoding GntR family transcriptional regulator: MNKYERIAQEVKQRIMDKTYSGDDPIPDEISLASEFQVSRMTIKRALDTLVMEGLLNRKRGHGTFIVKSVHNGPVNVVVNEMLGLTNLLRGKEIKNKIVAFDVQFPSEEVAAHLFIDANSPVYHLIRLRVVEGEPYVIERTYMPTKLISGITEQVLYGSVYKHIKEELGLNIVGSHRTIRASKSTELDREHLDCAADDPILEIEQVGYLDTGIPFEYSFSRHRYDKFVFTTVNRMR; encoded by the coding sequence ATGAATAAATACGAGCGGATTGCACAAGAGGTCAAACAGCGGATTATGGATAAGACTTATAGCGGTGATGATCCGATTCCCGATGAAATTTCGCTGGCAAGTGAGTTTCAGGTGAGTCGGATGACGATTAAGAGGGCATTGGATACGTTGGTGATGGAAGGGCTGCTGAATCGTAAACGAGGACACGGAACCTTTATCGTCAAATCGGTTCACAACGGTCCTGTTAATGTCGTCGTGAATGAAATGCTGGGGTTAACCAATCTGCTGCGCGGGAAAGAAATCAAAAATAAAATCGTAGCCTTTGACGTTCAATTTCCATCCGAGGAAGTAGCGGCTCATCTATTTATTGATGCCAATTCTCCTGTGTATCACCTCATCCGTCTGCGTGTTGTAGAGGGTGAGCCCTATGTTATCGAGCGCACGTACATGCCCACGAAGCTGATTAGCGGTATTACCGAGCAGGTGCTGTATGGCTCGGTGTACAAACATATTAAGGAGGAGCTGGGCCTTAATATTGTCGGTTCACATCGTACAATTCGCGCGTCCAAGTCGACAGAACTGGATCGGGAGCATTTGGACTGTGCAGCGGATGATCCAATCTTGGAAATTGAGCAGGTGGGATATCTGGATACGGGTATTCCGTTTGAATACTCTTTCTCACGACATCGGTACGACAAATTTGTGTTTACCACAGTGAACCGGATGCGTTGA
- a CDS encoding glycoside hydrolase family 1 protein translates to MKDTEKQTVSYRFPSDFWWGSSASATQTEGTVEGDGKGPNIWDYWFEQEPNRFYDGVGPADTSRFYTRYKEDIALMKELGHNSFRFSISWSRLFPAGRGAINQQAVQFYNAVIEELRQADIEPFVNLYHFDLPMALQEKGGWVNRDTVEAYVDYANICFELFGDRVAKWFTHNEPIVPVEGGYLYDFHYPNEVDFRKAVQVGYHTLLSSASAIQAYRKGGYKGKIGIILNLTPTYPRSQHPADVQAAEICDAFFNRSFLDPSVTGEFNPLLVELLRQEEFLPITEEGDREIIRQGTVDLLGINYYQPRRVKARESLPNPDAPFVPERYFDYYVMPGRKMNEMRGWEIYEKGIYDILTNVRQNYGNIECFISENGMGVQGEEKFRDEQGMIRDDYRIDFIREHLKWVQRAISEGSNVKGYHLWTFMDNWSWSNAYKNRYGFVSVDLQDGGKRSVKQSGHWFKQVIENNGF, encoded by the coding sequence ATGAAAGATACAGAGAAGCAAACCGTTTCATACCGTTTTCCATCCGACTTCTGGTGGGGTTCCTCAGCTTCGGCTACCCAGACAGAAGGAACCGTGGAGGGAGACGGCAAAGGACCGAACATATGGGATTATTGGTTTGAGCAGGAGCCGAACCGTTTCTATGACGGGGTCGGTCCTGCGGATACGTCCCGTTTCTATACCCGTTACAAAGAAGATATTGCACTCATGAAAGAGCTTGGTCACAACTCTTTCCGGTTCTCCATTTCCTGGTCTCGTCTGTTTCCGGCGGGAAGAGGTGCCATAAACCAGCAGGCGGTTCAATTCTATAATGCCGTCATTGAAGAATTGCGTCAGGCCGATATTGAGCCGTTCGTGAATCTGTATCATTTTGATTTGCCGATGGCTTTACAGGAAAAGGGAGGCTGGGTGAACCGGGATACGGTCGAAGCATATGTGGATTATGCCAATATCTGCTTCGAGCTGTTCGGGGATCGTGTAGCCAAATGGTTTACGCATAACGAGCCAATTGTCCCGGTGGAAGGCGGCTATCTGTACGATTTCCACTATCCGAATGAAGTGGATTTCCGTAAAGCTGTACAGGTGGGGTATCATACCCTGTTATCGAGCGCAAGTGCCATTCAGGCATACAGAAAGGGAGGCTACAAGGGCAAAATCGGCATTATTTTGAACCTGACGCCAACCTATCCGCGTAGTCAGCATCCGGCAGACGTGCAGGCCGCTGAGATATGCGATGCGTTCTTTAACCGTTCCTTTTTAGACCCATCTGTGACGGGAGAATTTAATCCTTTGCTCGTGGAGCTGCTGCGCCAAGAGGAATTTTTACCCATCACGGAAGAAGGGGATCGGGAGATTATACGTCAGGGCACTGTGGACCTGCTAGGCATTAACTATTATCAGCCGCGCAGAGTCAAGGCCCGCGAAAGTCTGCCGAACCCGGACGCGCCTTTTGTGCCGGAACGTTACTTTGATTATTATGTGATGCCAGGTCGCAAGATGAATGAGATGCGGGGCTGGGAGATCTATGAGAAGGGCATTTACGATATCCTGACCAATGTCAGACAGAATTACGGAAATATTGAATGCTTTATCTCGGAAAACGGGATGGGTGTTCAGGGCGAAGAGAAATTCAGGGATGAACAGGGTATGATCCGCGATGACTATCGCATTGATTTTATCCGTGAGCATCTAAAATGGGTTCAACGGGCGATCTCGGAGGGCTCAAATGTGAAAGGCTATCACCTGTGGACGTTTATGGACAACTGGTCCTGGTCGAACGCCTATAAAAACCGCTATGGCTTTGTATCTGTCGACCTGCAGGACGGAGGCAAACGATCCGTTAAACAAAGTGGGCACTGGTTCAAGCAGGTGATCGAAAATAACGGATTTTAA
- the celB gene encoding PTS cellobiose transporter subunit IIC produces MFEKLSQILIPIAGKLNNNRYLTVLRDAFMLSFPLTVFGSIIVVIINLPFLKGWMGEGNLTTFQNLLNIAPNATLNIMTMFVVVGIGYYLSRSYKVEPIFGGMIALASFLMLTPFVLTQESGATIAGVIPVDRIGAKGMFLGMIVAFIAAEIYRKVTQKKIVIKMPPGVPPAVAKSFAALLPACITLGIFLIINVVVTLTLHNNLHDLIYHAVQAPLVHLGSGIIPTLIAVFFVQLLWFFGLHGQIIINSVMDPIWNTLALENYEAYSKGLELPHIITKQFVDIYTVGIGGTGMTLAVVLSILFFLKSKQMKQVSKLALGPGLFNVNEPVIFGLPIVMNPLIFVPWVISPMIVTLITYFAMSTGIVPPPNGIQVPWTMPLFFSGMMGTGSLMGGVLQLFNMAVVFIIWFPFLKIIDRVNVRKEQEEELGQAASAGKDQTVGM; encoded by the coding sequence TTGTTTGAAAAATTAAGCCAAATTTTAATACCTATTGCCGGTAAACTGAACAACAACCGCTATCTTACTGTACTGCGTGATGCATTTATGTTGTCATTTCCATTAACGGTTTTCGGCTCCATTATCGTCGTTATTATTAATCTGCCGTTTCTGAAAGGGTGGATGGGCGAGGGCAATCTGACGACTTTTCAGAATCTGCTGAATATTGCGCCCAATGCAACACTGAATATCATGACTATGTTCGTGGTCGTGGGGATCGGATATTATCTATCCCGAAGTTATAAGGTCGAACCGATATTTGGCGGCATGATCGCTTTGGCCAGCTTCCTGATGCTGACTCCGTTCGTGCTGACACAAGAAAGCGGTGCCACGATTGCTGGGGTCATTCCGGTCGACCGGATCGGGGCCAAGGGCATGTTCCTCGGGATGATCGTCGCTTTTATCGCGGCTGAGATTTACCGAAAGGTGACGCAGAAGAAGATTGTTATTAAAATGCCACCAGGGGTTCCGCCAGCGGTTGCCAAGTCTTTTGCCGCGTTGCTTCCTGCGTGTATTACGCTGGGCATATTTTTAATCATCAACGTAGTGGTTACTCTGACGCTTCATAATAACCTGCATGATTTGATTTATCATGCCGTTCAGGCACCGCTGGTGCATTTGGGCAGTGGCATTATCCCTACCTTGATTGCTGTTTTCTTTGTCCAGCTCTTATGGTTCTTTGGACTTCATGGTCAGATTATTATCAACTCGGTCATGGACCCGATCTGGAACACGCTGGCACTTGAAAACTATGAAGCGTACTCCAAAGGTTTGGAGCTGCCGCATATTATCACTAAGCAGTTTGTGGATATTTATACAGTAGGTATCGGTGGTACAGGTATGACCCTGGCCGTGGTGCTCTCGATTCTATTCTTCCTCAAGAGCAAGCAAATGAAGCAGGTCAGTAAGCTGGCCCTTGGACCGGGTCTGTTTAATGTCAACGAACCCGTCATATTCGGTCTGCCGATTGTGATGAATCCGCTGATTTTTGTCCCATGGGTCATTTCTCCAATGATCGTTACACTGATTACTTACTTTGCCATGTCCACCGGGATTGTACCGCCGCCAAACGGGATACAGGTTCCTTGGACGATGCCGTTGTTCTTTAGTGGAATGATGGGTACGGGCTCTCTGATGGGTGGCGTGCTGCAACTGTTTAATATGGCTGTCGTCTTTATCATCTGGTTCCCGTTCCTGAAAATTATCGACCGGGTAAATGTTCGTAAAGAACAGGAAGAGGAGCTTGGCCAAGCAGCCAGTGCAGGCAAGGATCAAACTGTTGGAATGTAA
- a CDS encoding PTS lactose/cellobiose transporter subunit IIA, whose translation MDKVNIADLTEEQISFQLILHSGSARSKVIQALSEYRNENTEGADDLIKQAKQDLRAAHDIHFQMVKNEAGGNPTPLSLLLMHAEDHLMSTVTMKDLVQELLELFKSRNL comes from the coding sequence ATGGATAAAGTCAACATAGCCGATCTGACGGAAGAGCAAATTAGTTTCCAACTCATTCTTCATAGTGGAAGCGCTCGCAGTAAAGTGATTCAAGCACTGAGCGAATACCGGAATGAGAACACGGAAGGTGCAGACGATCTCATTAAGCAGGCGAAGCAGGATTTGCGGGCTGCGCATGATATCCATTTTCAAATGGTGAAGAATGAAGCCGGAGGAAACCCAACTCCTTTGTCGCTCCTTCTGATGCATGCGGAAGATCATCTCATGTCCACGGTCACTATGAAGGATCTGGTTCAAGAGCTACTGGAGCTTTTTAAATCCAGAAATTTATAA
- a CDS encoding PTS sugar transporter subunit IIB, with amino-acid sequence MKKILLACSSGMSTSLLVTKMQDYAKSIGDEAEIWAVGQDQATEDMANADAVLIGPQMSFLKGQLQKEAAQYGIHVEVIDMMAYGLVDGKKVYEQALKLVERKNG; translated from the coding sequence ATGAAGAAAATTTTACTGGCGTGTAGCTCAGGTATGTCTACAAGTTTGCTGGTTACCAAAATGCAGGATTATGCCAAATCTATTGGAGACGAGGCTGAAATTTGGGCAGTAGGTCAAGATCAGGCGACAGAAGACATGGCTAATGCTGACGCGGTATTGATTGGCCCGCAAATGAGTTTTCTTAAAGGACAGCTGCAAAAGGAAGCTGCTCAATACGGTATCCATGTAGAAGTGATCGACATGATGGCGTACGGACTGGTGGACGGCAAGAAAGTCTATGAACAGGCTTTGAAGCTGGTGGAGCGTAAAAATGGATAA